A stretch of DNA from Rhizoctonia solani chromosome 9, complete sequence:
AAATAGAGTTGGCAGGAAATTCCCTGTCAGTGACCGAATTTCGCAAACTAACAGGTTTTGACTGAATTTTTTCATGTCTGTGAAGCTTGATAAATGCGTCATTTATGAAGCTTCCTCAATGTCTGTGAATGAGTTTGGTTTCTGGTCTATCAAAACAGTTGGGAGCTAGAGCTATTTGTGCTCGATCTTTTAAAGATACCCGAGATCTTGCATTGTATGAAATTGGAATCTGTCAACGTATTTTCAACTCTGTAGCATGATTTCAGCAAAATAGCTTAAGACGAGTTATTTATGACAGCATGATCTCATAGGGAGTGCGCAACAGAACTAATTGATAAAAAAAACAATTGCCCAACATCACAGTTGACAGGCAATAGTATCTGGACTGTtacttcttcttctttcctaCCTTGGAAACACTAGACGCCTCTTTGGCTACGGGCTCAATCATCTCTTCAGCTCCGGCATTGGTCACTCCTAAGACCAAAAATATGAAAAGGGGCTTTTTTACGCGAGTTAAACTATAGGGCATACCAGTGAGAGATGAACCATTACCAGTGGCGGCAGTGGCAAAGGTATTAGGAGGCTTGATCACTCTTACTTTGTTCCGAATCACTTTGTACGGAGTCCGACTTTCTACTGTAACCACTATCAACGAACGGTCAGCACTCATGGCAGGTGATTATCACGAGCAATTATGCTTGCGTTTTACATGACAAGCCATGCCACCCATTTTGTTTAGTAGTCAGTCAGGTGAAAGTGATAATGAAGCTTAGGTTGTGGTTGAGTGGATGCTTTCAAGTGATTTGTACAAGAATTTATATCTCACGATTATATCCTCAGGGCTTGCCTCCAAATGCCGCCAAGTGGGGATGGGTGGCTCTAAACTGGAAGACTCATGACTTTAGGTATAGCGGTCTGTTGGTTGCGTAATCTATTGCTCTAAACTATTCTGGAATTGAGGACGGAATTTATATGATTTGCTAAACTTTAAATACAAGGAAGCAAACTAGAAGTTAACTTTTCTTTTTGGAATAGACCAGCTGCTTAAGTGGAGTGTTCTTGATGATTGGTATAGAGTTGAAAGGAAGACATATTTTGTGAGAGATCCTGAGATTGTTCAAGATGTTTGTCAATATTCAAGAATCTAGACTGCAAGCTTCAGTAGGAAATCCAAGTACAATAACATTGGGGCAGTTTAATACTTGATATTTACTCTCCATACCTCTGTTGCTCAGTTTTGTCAAGAGTTGCCCTGGTAGAGTTAACTGGAATTGGAATAACCATGGGtaactgtcctagacatctgtaaggacgtcaagggcgcaggcgcttgtggctgtgtgactaatacaagtatactgcttaaggcagcaaggttctaccctacaacatctaactactatactacaatgaccaaggccttaagggcaatggcaagctacgtatATACggtgtgtcctagacatctgtaaggacatcaaggaggtgggcgcttgcggccagaTGTGTCTAAGTAAGAACCGCTTATGgcagtgagcaagctacctacaacaacaaccaactatactacaatgaccaaggccgtaagggcaatggcaagctaggTAATTACAGTGgggaagctgcttaaggtggtatGGATGGTGTGACTTAGTAGtttactgggcagtaaggcccttgtacagtgtaaggatgcaacaagaggtaattgacctgggtgttaccatggtcaattggcctccttatatattacagagatggactaattacaaatacataatatgcaatactgtatcaaataagaaccccattCTGCAGTcagtcttactcatgcatacgtgtcactgacatgttgtgatgatgtcataggtggaggtggctacgtgtgctgggtaagcgcggatgaggacgtggcttggcgcttagtgtatgatattaGCGccatgatcacgtgattgaaaatgttgtccaattacctttgtttaaatccaagaaaatgggaataaattccctggtattgattgtgtctacaacactgccccccctctaagggccttggcagcgccaagggccttttccttcatttccttttcgaattttttcaggattttttcggcatttttgaggttctcccttggttcccaggtgttctcctctgatccatagcccttccatttaaccctaaaaaaccacttTTTGCCCCTTTTTTCCATATCTGTAATCccttctactttgtattcttcttctccgtctATGGTAATTGGAGGCAGACGGTTTTCAAAGGTCCTTTTGTCATCCTTTCTCACTTTGGACAGTAACCCAACACAGAAGACGTTGTGTATGCGCATTGACGGTGGAAGTTCAAGCCAATAGGCGCGGTCAGAGATTTTTTCTGACACTTTGAATGGGCCCAGGCGTTGCTCCattagcttgggactcagggtcttgagTTTCACATTTCTGGAGTCAAGCCACACCTCCTCTCCAACCTCAAATTCTACTGGGTTCCCATCTTCTCCAGTTGTCATTTGtctctttgattgccggagtgccaCCTCAATTTCTTTCCACTGTTCCTCCATTGTTTGAGCTAGTGTGTTGGCCTCCGGTACGTCTGTGGGGGTGTTCAAAGGGGTTAAAGTTGGTTCCCAACCGTGGAGTGCCTTAAAAGGGGATTTTCCTGTGGCACTATGCACcgcattgttgtaggcaaactctgccatgggtaaccatttgacccagtccctttggttgGTGCTGGAATACGCTTGCAGGAAATGTTCCACTGTGGGATtctgtcgtacaccactgtaaggtgggtacgcgctggtggaggcgggcgcttgtggccgtactactacacttgcttatgtaatctaactgactaaggctatctactaactactaagtcgcttaaggcaacgactaactatctactgttgacgcggaggggcctgaggcctggaggtgtggtaggtcaggtaagggggtgagtgctactgatactacttaggggccggctacttagctggctggctaccttctctaatgtgtaagaggcaaggtaaaatcgacttggggtctccaagcgattttcctgctgtatatatagacaattctactaactacatgtggtctgtgcgtgtgtgaatggaagcctacatgtgaaaagagaagcgtgctgcgggctgcgcagaagcgtggatttctcctaagcgcccttggcacggcatctcggcgcggcatctcggcataataagcgccgagatcacgtgatcgaaaaagtgaagatacagagttcgtaaaaaatagtaaaaatatcagaaaaatcaggcaagtctggtggtataatttgggggattgtaacagATTCACCTGTTCAGTTTGGCCATTGCTCTGAGGGTGATAAGcagaggagaagtggggatcTATGCCTAACTGTTGGTACAGTGCCCTTAgaaacttgttgttgaatacTCTTCCTCAATCAGAGATGGTCTTTTTGGGCATTCCATATTTCTTCCAGACATGCCAAAGGAATAGATCTGCCAGTTCCAGGGCTTTTAACTTTttggaacattccaccagtATTACTTATTTGGTGAAActgtccacaatgaccagtaTAGAGTTGTAAGCCCCGTCCTTGGGTAGAtcaacaatcatgtcataggagatgTGTTGCCAGGGGCGTTTGGGGAGTTCCAGCGGTTGCGGGGGAATGGGCGCATACTTTGGCTTTCTGATTTGTTGGCAAGTTTTGCATGagtccacgtgccagtatgtattgGCCCAAATACCCGGCCAATAGTAATTGCGTGAAATCAATTCCAGGGTTTGTTGCCTGCCTGGGTGGCCTGCCAGtgggctgttgtggaagattTGGAGGAGGTCTGTTCTCAGGGAGCCAACATCAGGAACCACAATCCATCCTTGGTAAAAAAGTAGAcctgcttccatttgataGTCCTTGAAAGCCTGTTTAATGGATGGGGGTGCCTTTGACTTGGTTTGGAGGAACTGTaggatttcctccaaggaTTCATCTTGGTCCAGGGCTCCCTCAATCTGCCATTGCAGTTCTTTCTTGGGCGTGACTAGGGctatgttggcaaatacagggtTGGGAAGCATGGTCTGATTGGCAGGGGGGATGTCTGCGTGGTCTGACGGTTGTGACAGGGTGTCAGGTTTTCTggactgttttcctggtCTGTATATAATCTGGAAATTATAGCTGGCTAGTAGAAGGTGCCAACATGCATGGCAGCGGTTGAAAGTTctggattccttccagtactctagGTTACGGTGATCTGTAAAAACAGTGACAGGATGTgctgttccttccaagaagatgcgccaatattcaaaggacctgatgattgccagaagctccttgtcatgggtatTGTAGTTTTGTTCTgcccctttgaatgattcagATAGGAAGCCTAGTGGGTGTAGGCGCccatcttcctgttgttggctgagAATAGATCCCAATGCTGCTCCCAATGCATCTGTCTCCAGGAAGTAAGGTTTTGAAGGGTCCACGTGACATAGTACCAGTGtgttggtgatggcatctTTTAATCCTTGGAATGCCTCCTGTTCTTTAGTGTTCCATTGCCAAGGCGTATCCTTTTTGACTAGGTTATGTAGcagcctagccatgtggctgaaattggcaacaaatcaacataggaagttggcaaatcccaagaacaattggacttctttgacctttgtGGGGActggccattcctgtactgcctggattttgagtttatccaggctgaagcCCTTGTCCAAGACAATGATCCCCAGATATTCAACAGAAGTAATGTGGAAGGTGCACTTTGaggccttgcagaatagCTGGTTTTCCATGAGACGTTGTAAGACTTCACGGACGTGCTGTGTGTGGGATATGTTGTCCTTGGAGTAGATTAaaatgttgtcaaggtagataatgacgcatacatctagTAGGTCCTTAAAcagcttgttcatgaagtgttggaaggcagcaggggcattggttaagccaaaggtcataactAGGGACTGGTAAAGGCCGTATTTGGTACAAAAcacggttttccattcattgccttccttaacttggacgttattgtaaccccatcttagatctaacttagtgaagaccttggcaccccagagctgggccataaggtcatccAGACGGGGTAGCAGGTAaatgttcttcttggtccaaTTGTTTAGGCAACAATAATCAACTACAAGGCAatgggaaccatcctttttgggaacaaacatgacaggggagctgatggatgacttgctggggcggattttcctggccttgagtttgtccctaaGCCAATCTTTGAGCATGGCAGAtttggcgtcagtcatgctatacaggggatgtcataaacagaggaaaatagaactagccggaattgaaccagcttgaccactaagccatagagccctattattcctctgctgaaaacccatgattacacctgctaccccccaaatttgggcttgggccagcatgcaaccacttgtactggtcatgtgaccgtgtccaggacagggGAGAATtaagggggccttcttccataAGTTCTATCCCAATATTGTAGTGCCTATGTGGGgaaagcttgttgaattcttcctctccaaataccttggtgtattgatggtatttggagggtactccttcaaggggtctTTTgttggcttcttcttcctcagcaaTGGTTACTTGTTCCAGTGGTGAATGAGGGAGGTTCAGGGTACgcatgttccaatcaatttctggattATCCGagtccaaccatttcaatcccaatatggcagtgtgggaccctgtgttacatatGAGGAAGGTTTTGGTCATTTGCTTGCCATCAAGAGAGAAGGTTAGATTTGctttcttccagattttgccggcctgggggcttgacccatcaagcatagttacGGTACGGGGTGTGGGAAGGTCTATTAGGGGGAGGCGTAGTGCCTTGGCAGTGCGTGGATGTAAAAAGGAGGaagtggcgcctgagtcaatcaggacttctagtgtatccgcttgtttctctggtttgattggaattgtgaatAAGGGTCTATTTCTATGGGATtgcaatatattacaaaattccagaacagaaccagagtccttggggtccttgcgcgcagcagcaggtacccttagccTTTTCCTgctttgggtccagactctttgccaattttggcggcttccttttTGACACCCTCTTCCTTGGgcgtggccttccagccagtgcggcattccgcaaacttgtgcccTGCTCttctgcatttgatgcagaggccttcagccctgcggcggttttgctcttccttggagacaaagttgggattgctGGATAGGCGTCCTGGtctggtggcctgttggctggtacttgcccccctattgggggtggtgcTAGAGGTTCCAGGCTTACTACCCTTTggcaggtggctggcacgctctttgcggagGGTGTTGTCAATGACCAGAGCTGTGTTCTGCAGCTTGAGGAGAGTAGTGGGGCGCCGCTCATGGGTAGCAATGAGttggctgacctcccagtggaggccttgtgcAAATTGCCTGCAGAGGGCGGCATTGTTccaatccaggtccatggcaatagtcctgaattttgtaatatactcagcacaggtgcctgtctgagtgaggtgTGTAATTTGCTGCTCTgcagcccttgtggcatctgggttgccaaatgcagccaaaaaCTCCGTCCTGAACTCATCAACCGTTTGAATTAAGGCCCTGTGAGAACCTAGTTGGTCAAGATGagggtgagcccaggcccctgctacatccttcatattcatcaacAGGAAGGATAAGGTCTCCTGATccgttgggaacatccgttGATTGAGGCGTACCCATGccagcatccttgtgagccactggcaggctttgttccctattttCCCAGTATAGGCGTTGGGATGATCTACCTTGACCAGGGTTTGATAAGTGGCTACAGGAGCCATTGGTtgagggacttggggggaatggagttggataggcaaaggtggagggggagtatagccTTGCAGGGGGACCCAGATGGGGGTTGGTTGTGCAAAGGTAGGGGGAGCTTTGatggggttggcccaggcaacaaggggcgcactaggcgctggagtagggttggttttgggtaggggcctgggcgtggcctcaaCTGCTGGGGgcttccggtcttctggtgtgtgggggctccacccctagcctcaatgcaagtgagggcttgatcaattgctcccatccagtcttgggcttcctttgctgcttccttggtttccttgAGTTCCCGCTTGAGCCagatgacttggttttgcaatcccaggatgaGGGAAATTGCCCGtttgagggagacttccccatagaccttgGGTTTGAGGCTTGTTAACTCAACGgcggttgccggaagagtgggtcccaactctccttgatcaagaggggaCGCGGGACAAGCGGAGCTCTGGGAATgggttgccatttcatgAGGATATGAgtggccttggtgggaagcggtGTGCTGGGAGGCGCAGgaagaagcgcaagagggggtacaggaggtaatgatgggcaagATAGGGGGGATGGTGCCTtgatcaggacttatgggttgctttattgtacttggcgctaagaacttgcgtcaacctcctagcgttggacagccccttttgaccaatcaactgccatgtgcaggcgtgatgtggaatgggttttctgcaagcggg
This window harbors:
- a CDS encoding Retrotransposable element Tf2 protein, with protein sequence MARLLHNLVKKDTPWQWNTKEQEAFQGLKDAITNTLVLCHVDPSKPYFLETDALGAALGSILSQQQEDGRLHPLGFLSESFKGAEQNYNTHDKELLAIIRSFEYWRIFLEGTAHPVTVFTDHRNLEYWKESRTFNRCHACWHLLLASYNFQIIYRPGKQSRKPDTLSQPSDHADIPPANQTMLPNPVFANIALVTPKKELQWQIEGALDQDESLEEILQFLQTKSKAPPSIKQAFKDYQMEAGLLFYQGWIVVPDVGSLRTDLLQIFHNSPLAGHPGRQQTLELISRNYYWPGIWANTYWHVDSCKTCQQIRKPKYAPIPPQPLELPKRPWQHISYDMIVDLPKDGAYNSILVIVDSFTK
- a CDS encoding Retrotransposable element Tf2 protein, whose amino-acid sequence is MLDGSSPQAGKIWKKANLTFSLDGKQMTKTFLICNTGSHTAILGLKWLDSDNPEIDWNMRTLNLPHSPLEQVTIAEEEEANKRPLEGVPSKYHQYTKVFGEEEFNKLSPHRHYNIGIELMEEGPLNSPLSWTRSHDQYNMTDAKSAMLKDWLRDKLKARKIRPSKSSISSPVMFVPKKDGSHCLVVDYCCLNNWTKKNIYLLPRLDDLMAQLWGAKVFTKLDLRWGYNNVQVKEGNEWKTVFCTKYGLYQSLVMTFGLTNAPAAFQHFMNKLFKDLLDVCVIIYLDNILIYSKDNISHTQHVREVLQRLMENQLFCKASKCTFHITSVEYLGIIVLDKGFSLDKLKIQAVQEWPVPTKVKEVQLFLGFANFLC
- a CDS encoding Retrotransposon-derived protein PEG10 translates to MATHSQSSACPASPLDQGELGPTLPATAVELTSLKPKVYGEVSLKRAISLILGLQNQVIWLKRELKETKEAAKEAQDWMGAIDQALTCIEARGGAPTHQKTGSPQHAPLVAWANPIKAPPTFAQPTPIWVPLQGYTPPPPLPIQLHSPQVPQPMAPVATYQTLVKVDHPNAYTGKIGNKACQWLTRMLAWVRLNQRMFPTDQETLSFLLMNMKDVAGAWAHPHLDQLGSHRALIQTVDEFRTEFLAAFGNPDATRAAEQQITHLTQTGTCAEYITKFRTIAMDLDWNNAALCRQFAQGLHWEVSQLIATHERRPTTLLKLQNTALVIDNTLRKERASHLPKGSKPGTSSTTPNRGASTSQQATRPGRLSSNPNFVSKEEQNRRRAEGLCIKCRRAGHKFAECRTGWKATPKEEGVKKEAAKIGKESGPKAGKG